Proteins from one Osmerus mordax isolate fOsmMor3 chromosome 21, fOsmMor3.pri, whole genome shotgun sequence genomic window:
- the sult6b1 gene encoding sulfotransferase 6B1 translates to MDQQLKSHGMSKMEEAKNVKDEDKLYKYEGVLYSSIMSPQENLKGLENFEARPDDLLLVAYPKCGFNWMVSVIRKIRTASSGQNEMPSGPPLIEFFPPEVQQLAKERPSPRFLGTHLHPDNIPSSFIAKKTKMLVVFRNPKDTVVSYYHFMNNNPVLPNTKSWDAFFTDFMKGEVAWGSYFDHALAWEKRMDDPNVMIVTYEQLKENLVDGVRNISRFFGFTLTDEQVQTIANESTFNAMKESSKNSHGQHGNVFFRKGEVGDWKNNFSEAQSKQMDEEFQKLLAGTKLGSKLKYDVYCK, encoded by the exons ATGGACCAACAGTTGAAATCGCATGGCATGTCCAAAATGGAGGAGGCAAAGAATGTAAAGGATGAAGATAAACTTTACAAGTATGAAGGGGTCCTTTACTCTTCCATCATGAGTCCCCAGGAAAATCTCAAAGGTCTGGAGAACTTTGAGGCCAGACCAGATGACCTTCTACTGGTGGCTTATCCCAAATGTG gTTTTAATTGGATGGTTTCTGTGATTCGCAAAATCAGGACTGCTTCTTCAGGGCAAAATGAAATGCCCAGTGGACCTCCACTGATTGAATTTTTCCCCCCCGAAGTGCAACAG CTGGCGAAAGAGAGGCCCTCCCCTCGGTTTCTTGGCACACATTTGCATCCTGATAACATTCCCAGCTCTTTTATTGCAAAGAAGACAAAG ATGCTGGTAGTGTTTCGAAACCCAAAAGATACTGTTGTGTCCTACTACCACTTCATGAACAACAACCCTGTTTTGCCAAATACCAAATCCTGGGATGCCTTTTTCACAGACTTCATGAAAGGAGAAG TGGCTTGGGGCTCTTACTTTGACCATGCCCTGGCTTGGGAGAAACGCATGGATGATCCAAATGTGATGATTGTGACTTACGAGCAATTAAAGGAG AATCTAGTGGACGGGGTGCGGAACATATCAAGGTTCTTTGGCTTTACTTTGACTGATGAGCAAGTACAGACCATTGCAAATGAGAGCACCTTTAATGCTATGAAGGAGAGCTCCAAAAACAGTCATGGTCAACATGGCAATGTCTTCTTTCGGAAAG GTGAAGTTGGAGACTGGAAAAACAATTTCAGTGAGGCCCAAAGCAAACAGATGGACGAAGAGTTTCAGAAGCTCTTGGCTGGTACGAAACTGGGATCCAAATTAAAATATGATGTTTACTGCAAGTAA